GGTCCCATATTCAACAGTTGTATCAATGAAGAAAAAATCTCTTACCTGCTTGGTGCTATGGACTTCTTGCTTGACCGCTGCGAGAGGACCGTTCACCACACAAGCCGCCATGTTCTTTGTTGGCTGCAGAGTAATAATCAGAAGACCTGTACACGGAAGACATTCTCACTTGTCGCGAAGCCGGCTAGTAAACAAAGGTATCGGCGAATATGGAAGTacttcatctccttcatACTCCGGGTTTCTCAGCTCCCAGAGGAAATGCGGAGGGGTTTATTAGGCAATCGGCTGGAGGAGGCTTTACACAGTCAAATACTCAGCCTCCTAGATCGCACCACACGTCATATGATCGACCGCTTTATAAATTTAGGGTCAGAGCAACAAGCGCTGAACAGGTGCGAAATGACTGCTGCAGCTAGTATGTGCGCCACGGGATGCTCCGATTCTGGCACCGGTGCTCGACGTGGTTCCGGCGGcgaaaccaccagcaatgaaaccgacgacgacgagacCGAAGATGAGAGTAGCACCTCTAGCAACGGCGACAGCCAAGACTCTGGAAGTTCGAACTATGCACTCGATATGACTAGAGCTACGAACTTGCGGAGACACCCGGTCGACAACTTTTATGACGAAGAGGTCATACAGTTGCTCTTTGGTATATGCATTCGAGCCATGACACAGCAGTTCGTGGATGGCCAACCCAGCTCGACGCTACTGGTGTACTTCAGCGGCATTCTAGGCTTCACGCGCGATTCAAAGGGGTTCTTATCAGCCAAACATTATACTCCAATATTATCAGCCCTTATTTATATTCAGCGACTCTTATTTCTCGAATACGCATTGCCTCTTCAAGCATACTCATTCATCGGAATACCTAAAAGACCACACCATACacagcatgaacaacttGATCGTATCCGACAGGTATATATGGTTACAGGGTCGCAATCCCCATTCGATGAGATGCATGACCTGCGATATTGCGGGCGGAATATTGCCCGCACAGACTTGCCGTCATTTCTCTTACGGTggagtgatgatggcaacacTCTCTACTACGGAGATGATTTCAAAGTGACGATGGACGTATTTCGTGGTCTATCCAACTACTTTGTCACGAAAGCTGAGGACCTTTGTTCACGGCTAATGCTTGGTCTTTCCCCTGATGTTGACTTAAACAAAGTAAAGGATAACTTAACTAACTCTCAAGTTGGACACTCGTTCGTTATGAATCCCGATAATGGGCTCGAAACACTGTACATTGATTTGCTACGTCGAGTCTGCAACTCTCGAGAGTTTGTTGACCAAGGAGTGTGGCGCTGGAAGGCTGTCTCACATTATCGTGCGGAAGTGGTTTCCCTCGAAGAGGCGATCCTGGGTGCATGCCATACTGCTTGCGGCCAGGCACCTAGAGCAGAGGATCTCATAAACCTGGAATGTGAGAATGGTTCGTACACAAAACGTGGCTTTTACATCTGGAATGGCTTCATGATATATATTTTACGACATCACAAGGCAAAACGCCGCACAAATCGTGAATTTGTGGTGGCTCGCTTCCTACCCGGCCGCCTAGCTCGCGCAGTATATCTATATCTTGTGTGGATCCGCAGATTAGATGCATTGCTACGTTACGAGGAGATTTTATGTCAAAAAAGTGGGAATGACGATTTGCATCAGCGTCTATTGTTTCGTACCAACGGGAGAGTCTGGAAAGCAAACCGCCTTACAAGAATCCTTGAGCAAGCCACTACCATAGTGTGGGATCAGCGAGTAAATATCCGACTCTACCGCCAGCTTTCAATTGGAATTACGGAGCGACATGTACGCGAAGTTCATATCCCATTTAACAGGTTTGATGACCGGACATGCGAGGCAGACTTGAATGTCGCATTCGCCTGGCAAAGTGGTCACCGTCCACTTGAGCGAGGTGTAACATATGGTCTCGACGGTGCCTTCCCTTCGGTTCTGCAGCCTTCACTGCTACGGGCCTATCAATGGGTGTCTACACGTTGGCATGAATTTCTGCATCTCGCAAGTAAGTCAGAGCCGGCGAGCCCTTTAATTTGCACCGTGCAACCCGGTTCCTGCCGCAAACGAAAATCCTATAGACAAGAAACGGAGCTGCTGCCTCCAGCCAAGCGAATAGACAGCTTCTCAGTGTCTCATATTAGCCAACTTACACAGAGTCGTAATTTCGAAAATTTAGCAATAGGTTTGAGGACCACCCCAACGAGCTGGGATGCTCTCGGTACCAAAAGTAGCACGCCGAATGCCACGAAGCCAGAACAGCGCGATGTGGTGTGCTACCTTGCCAACTATGAAGTTTTGCTCTGCCTTATTTGTAAGATTGCCATAATGCCAGGAAAAGGCATTGAAGCTCATCTTCGAAATAACCATCAAATTAAAGGCCAGAGGTTGCGAGAAATTCTTTTGCAATGCGCAGCATTGCCTGTTCAAAATCCAGGGACGATGGAACTGCCAATGACAGGGACCAGCGCGATACCACAACTCCCAGTATATCGCGGCTATGGTTGCAATTATTGCTCGTACTTAACGACCAATCGTATGAGCGTTATTTCTCACCATTCCAAGAGACATGATGCTACCTCACGCGATGGCCACGGGTGGGCTAGCGTATTTCTACAGACCTTTATGAGAGGGAAGAGCACGCGTTATTGGGTTGTGAAAGACGCCGCATCGACCGACGAAATTTCACCTAGTTTCTAGGTGTAGAAATTTGATTTCGGAAGATCCACACAGCTGGTACTGTCCTAGGAGTGCGGGCCGACCCGCAAGTGGATCGAAGACAACGGCGGACTTGCCGTGGACAGAAGGCATTCGTTGCCAGCGATTCTTCCCTTCCAGGGCAGGGAGCCGATGGTTTGAAGTGGGTCGAGGTCTTAAAGCGATAGACTCGAAAAAACAGCCTGGTATTACGCGGTCGTCAATTATTGACCTTTCAGGCTTGCCAGACAAGCCATCGTCTCTAACACCTGAAGCTTACGCCCATGTGAAGGCTGTTATGGAACGAGAGGAGAGGTACCATCAAATAGCAAACCAACCAAGaaacagcagcaaaggcCTCGGGGAGCAATCTTTCTCATCTACAACCCTGTGGCTGGAACGGACGCAGTGGCAGTCGACCTTTCGCGACAGCCGGTGGGACGTTTTGCGTGCGCTTACGCGATTACCTAACCGCCGCTCTCTAGATGCAGACTTCGTCATCGGACAGGGAACTCGGGATGGAGATCCAGACATCTTTAGCCCTTCCATCGATGAGCAAAAAATAGCCTGCATTATTAGCGCTATGGACCCTGTGTTGGACCGGTGTGAACAGACCGTACGTCGCACAAGCCGCAGTTTATTGTGCTGGTTGCGGAGTAATCAAATAAACTCCTGCCACAACAAGGAGTTTACGCTCGTGGCAGAGGAGagcagagacccaatcaactacacgacttacactggttgatcaacctagtgtattacactcaactaaatcaactaaatcaggacaatcctgactaatcaattaaactaaatttgggcctctcgtgtacgtggatttagttgatttcagtgtaactgttgatggttaaagggctgcacatttgatctcgaacttagcttcagggtaggttcggctgcgggcgagacgacaagtcagcttcctccccctattctacatccgtaatttgtattctaaccaaagtgccttaaggtagagcctccgctactgcgtcgtgcgtctgttgatccttggttgattgacttcggcatctttttacccatcttggaaccgtattgccatgttttgaatgccgtgtagcggaacgatggctgatgcctagtttattgaaatatcttcctgctagctagcacctgcttgatcatcacataacacctatttctggccatctacaacaagtatcatcgcttcttttctgtaaggggtcgccggtcggccccagtaagttccgttaggggacacgcggctcattcagctaacaaaaaagagagagcagacgttctcgaggggtggactctctactatggtggttaactgggcagtcaatgctcaggggctggttgtgagaccctcatttggtggcgttatcagcattgccatcaacccaggtgcacggcaacgagttagtccgtgacactttcacattatgtctttatgtttactatgaccatgagcgcttcggaattcctagaatcgtccccaatttctatcgatgatgtcccaattgacttcgaactcccagtgcctcccacgcctgcttcttctgccgagagctcattgacgccgttctccccgccgccgacgacattgcccactcctgataagtacgatacgcgtctttggggacattttccgggttgggtatggtcagaaagaagcaaagacaactactcatgggcttgggaatatggatacgacatacaacatgacgacgagcgcagatgggtctgcaagccgtgtattcagaagaacgaccccagacctaagaatttcgttgctattggccttcagaatgcgctgaatcacttatacaaggatcacggaatatctgcaccagataacaagacaaagtccggcttgcaaaagaaagccgaggagaagccagggagcaagaggccaagatcgattgtggatatatggaagctcgaccctttaagacctcgagaacaggcgattgccaactctatgatacgcggatttaatcgaaatcactttcaacgtctcctgatcgagtggatagtcgacacgaatcagccctttagtgttgttgaacatgagagactccgggatatcttcgaataccttaaccctgcagtcaagatcacgaacgccaacatctctgataccacagttcgcgcgctcatcaactccgaatttaaaaagcacaaggcgcgcgtcattgaagccctgcgaaagagccccggcttaatacacgtcagctttgacggatggagggcgcggaatcgacactcgttatacggtatcgtgtgcttcttcagggacgagaatagcaagccccacaaggtcgctctgggggtccccgaagtccgcagacattcggggaacaacattgcaacagaagtcctttataccatcgaggcttttggcatcgaggagaatattgggtattttacccttgacaatgccgagaacaacgacacagcacttgaggctattggcaaaaagctcggcttcaatggcgctcgaaggcgaggccgctgcttcggccatatagtcaatctgtctgcgaaggcactactgttcgggaaggatacagacgcgttcgaagaaTAACCGAGATAGGGCCACTACTAATCGTAGCGCAGCCATTGAGGACGTGCTGAACGGATTTGGGGAGCAAGATATCCGCGTGACAGCTGCCCACCCCAAGGGCAGGAGTCTTGATAGCAGCCCCCAGGCGAAGGTCCGGTTGGGGCCGTCAACATCCTTCCTCCAGGCAGGAAGGAGGCTGGTAGAGCTGTTCACCTTGAATAGAAGGCAATCAGTCGCCTTTCTTCTGATATGCCGACGGCTTGATTCGATACGAGGTCACGGGGCTGCCGCTGGTCAGCTCTGCGAGTTCATCGGCGGGGAGGGCGGTACCGGGAAATCACGAGTCATCGAGGCACTGGTCGAGCTATTTGCGAGTGCGGGCATCTCGAATCGTGTGCTCGTAACGGCGACGTCAGGGACAGCAGCAGCGCagatcaacggcatcacaatccaCTCAGCCTGTGGCTTTTTAAAGGACCGCGTATCGCGCGTTGGCGTATCCAGAGATATCGACGGGGCCAATTTATCGAATTCGGCAGAGCGATTTATCAACGGCCAGTCCCGAATggactggcaagagaagTATCTactcatcattgacgaggtcAGCATGCTAGGAGCGCGGACGCTGTATGCGGTGAATGAGCGGCTCTGCAGGCTCCGCGGCTGCCAGCGGGATTTTGGCGGGATTCCCATCGTTCTGTTCTGCGGGGATTTCCGCCAGTTCCGGCCTGTGCAGGAGAGATCGATCCTCCTTCCAAGCACGGCCGTGACATGGGATGAGGACACTTCGTTCGGCCCagaacaaagacaccagcatGATAGGGCCCACgcgttgtggaggaggttcaCGACGGTCGTTATGCTGGACGAACAAGTGCGCGCTGCTGGGGACCCAGAGCTGCAACAATTGCTGAAACGGATCCGACGGGGTGTGCAGAACCGCACAGATTTAGACCTCCTTAACTCTAGGTGCTACCGGGAGGATAGGCCGATTCCGTGGGAAACGGGCATTACCGTCGTGACACCGCTGAACAGGAATCGGTggaacttgaacatggaggccACTCTGTCGTTCCAGAGACAACATCGTGAGACGATGCGAATTTTCATATCCGAACACAGGTGGAAAGACGGCCAGGCgagcgaggaagaagccatcttgatgctcaACCACGGAGACAACAGCGCGATACCGGTGCCGGCGATCTTCATGTTCGTGCCCGGGATgcccatcgtcgtcaaccacaacacgcACCAGGGCCTGAAGCTGGTTAATGGAGCCAGCTACACCGCCTTGGACgtcatcctcgacaaggcgTACCCGGGCCACCGGATCTCGGCCGATACGATGCTCCACTTCGGGCCGCCGGCGGGGATTCTGCTAGCGGCGAAGACAACCCAAGAGTTCCACTTTGTCGGGATGCCGCCGGGCACAATCCTTCTGACGCCGATGAGCGTCAGCATACGAGCCCAGAGaaatcggccatggcaagtgagAGACGTGGCCCGAAAGGGCTTGCCGTGTGCAGCGGCCTTTGCGTGCACAGACTACAAGGTACAGGCAAAAACGCTAGAGCGAGTGGCACTAGAGCTGCGcgggacgaggacgacgaatgTGAACGGTCAGATGGTTGCGTCACAGTGCGATCCATACAGCCTATACGTGCAGCTATCGCGTTGCCCGTCATTAGATGGTATCATGCTTGTGTCAAAGGTGCGGGAGAGAgacctggttggcaacaCGGTGCCCGAGGACATGACTGCCGCGGAGGAGAGGCTGGAAGcgctgagcaagaagaccatgCAGGAGGCTCACGACCTGAtcggatgaggaggagcgtAGAACAAAAACCTTAGCAGACTGCACCGTGAAGCGGCGAAAAGACGCGAGTGGCGCGAAAGCAACAGACCGCGCAATGAGGGTCGTGTGTAGGTGAAGGCGGAGAGCGGAGGGTCCGGTGACGGTCAGTGATCAAACGAGATAAACGCCCGTAAACGAGATAAAAACCCATAAAAAAACCCCCCCCCAGAAGGGAGGGAACCAGTGAGACGTGACAGTGACTGACCAACAGTGACTGACCAAacaaatgatgacaagggACGCTTAATCAACGACCAATGAGAAGGCAGGTTATGGTCCTGGGGCGGGGCATAAGACCTTTCGtctcttcgttcctcaaggcattgCCCCGTGATTGGCTGCTTGGCCCATGCAACATGTTCTATTCTGCTAgagttggatttgtctgTACTCGTAGGCTTATTTTCGCCAAAAAGGCTCTTGGAAACAACAAATTGATCGCATTGAAGAAAAGTAGAACTGAAAGCTTTCAAAGAGCTGGCTAGCTAGGTACATGCTCAACACTCGGGGGTTTCtggcgccgcctccatttggtggcgttattCGCGTCGCGTCAGGCGAGTGCAGACCAGCGGTCCTACCCGATACAATTGTTGATTGTATGTTACGAACcaacgagagcaagagcgggcaaggcagaatgattggtcttggaacgAGACCTGaggcctggctgcatgagatggccgccatgggtAAAGGAGGTCACGTGACAAGACACGGGAACTGCAAGGTGCTCAGTTGGATCACCAGTGCTCAGGATGATCAGACTGAGCACGACTGAGCAAGGAAAGCAGAACTGATcaatgaagagatggaaacAATATATATAGGACAGTCATTATCGAGATATCTAGCTAGTCCAGATCTTCAGTGATCAATCTAAGCATTCAATTCACAATTGATTGGGATAAACTCCTGACGATCCAAGCTTGCTGTTCAATAGCCTGTGAAGGTCTTATTCACTTAcaacctaagttacctaccctaagcaacagaacaactGTTGATTGCCTTATTTGACCTTGTCAATAAGCCGATCGTTACATTGTACGTCTATTACGTGTTTTCGTCGATGTAAATGTCAGCGAAAGTGAATTTTATCCTACGTTTCACCAAtcaatataaacaatatattgccaatatgaaTCGccttgtattgtattgtcacAATATCAGAAAATTCATATCATATGGTATGTATTGCGGTATATTGTTTTATTGTCatattatttaccacactgtGCACTTCCGGGTAAGCACACACGAAAATTATAAGACCAACTGGAAAGGAGAGAATCGGATATTCTAGTGCAACTACGTACCGGCATGGCGAGCCTTAATTGCTTTCTCCATAGATTTGGGGCGGTGGAATTCGGCTTATGTGAATGTGGCCAAGCACATGAAACAATGGAACACTTCCTATTTCGATGCAGAAAGTGGACAGTGCAACGGGAGATCTTACTCAAATGCTCACGCGAAAAGATGGGGAATCTCTCATATTTCTTGGGAGGGAAAGCACCGTCTGACAATGACAAGTGGAACCCGGACATGGAAGCCGTGAAAGCAGTGATCAAATTTGCGATGGCAACGGGGAGACTCGTACGGGACCAGCGCCCATTGCACGGGGAACCTACATGAAACCATACTAACAATAAAAAGCCTCAATATTGGCAGACCGTGCTTCAGCCGCTGAGGATAGGACGCTGAACACTTGGGGAATTGGCCTTCAACCAGGCCTGTCAAGGAACACAAAGCGACGAGGCGGAACCAACCAGTGTAAGAGAAAGTGTGGGGCCTGAGGTGCTATgtgtaacggtccaagcgagtatattgacaactgccTAGGCCACTACGACGAGTATCTAAAAGCTaagggagaaggagaaggagaaacagaacaagaaaaacgAGAGCTCGAGAGCTTAAGAAATGAATAGTGACAATCTCACTTGCGGTTGGTCCAGGCCCGGCAGGCCGGGATGGAAGGCGAGggcgcaagccgagccacccTCTAGCTCAGCCCGAGGGAGGCCACTTCTGGTGAAGTCCAGCCCCAGCACTTGTCGCTTATGGTGGCGTGCGGGTTCCAAATGTCCCACTTGTGCTGTGGATTAATGGGACTTGTGCCCGCGTACCCATACACATCTAGACTGACATCCAGTTTCTCGTGTAGGCCGATTTGGTAGTTCGGATTGTCGCAGGCGTTCGCGCCGATCTTGACGTCAAGGTCGCCTTTTAGCTCAGGGGCCTGAACCGCCACGCCTACCTCGTAGCCCCACCCGAGCACGGACGCTATCGCGTGGATGGCAAGGTATCCGTACACATCGGCTGTGGCGTCGACGGAGCCCTTCACGGTGGGGCTAATCATTTCAGTCTTTATGTCCCAGCTGCACGGCAGTGTTAGCCCTAGTATGCATATTGATGCTGTTTAAGGAGAGACGCGACTGTTGACTTACCCATTCGATTTATGGTCGCACCCCCATAAGCAGATCTTATTGTAAGCCTGGCCGGAATTCCGGGCCAAAGCGCCCCATTTGACTTTTCCAGCGGCCGTGAGGCTGACGTCGTAGCCGACGCCGATCGCGGGGCCGACTCCAAATTGCGCGATATGGGGAATCTCAACGCCGAAAAGAGTCCTTAACAATTCGAGGTGGTCGCCATGCTTGAAGCCCGCCTCGCCGCTTAACGTGACGTCCATTTGCAGTCCGACATCGTCGACAAAGAACTCCAAAAAGGCCGTGTACGGCTTCCCCCACCACCTCCAATCGACCTCAATGGCCGCGCCCAGGTGGCCGGTGCTAGTGACGTGGCAGTCAAGGCTCGTTGTTGCGTCATGGAACAGGTTCATTGATTTGTCTAAGTTGAGAGATACGCCAGTTCCTACTCTCTGTCGGGATTCTAGAGCGGCTATGCGGCGCTGCAGGTTCGACACCTGTTTATTCTCGATGCGGATTTTGCCTGTGTGGACAGCGGAATTGGACATCATCTGCCTTCATGATAGCCTTGAAGTTTACAGCGTCATAGCGGATACTAGTGACGTTGTAGGCCTTGCGCTGATTCTCGGGCCCGCACTTGGGATGGTTCATGACCAGGACAAAGTGGTGCTCTTTTTTCTCATCAACCCAGCCCCACTTCTGTTGAGCAGCTTCAAAGGCCTCCCTGGCCTTGAAGTCAAGGAAGACTTCTGGCGGAGTGCAGTCGACTGCCTCTAACTCGTCGCCGAagatgtccatgttgataACCTTCTCGTGCGCACCGTCGTACTTACCGCTAAGCATGGCGGAAAAACCGTCTGTTGATGTCAGCAATACTGTAGTAATCTGTGGCTTCTATTGACTATGTTCTGCGCACCTTTCTTCCACCAAAGAGTGATATCATCCTTCAACTCAAACTTGTCCTCTCTTCTCTTAGCGAGGGCGGGAGTCTTATAGGGTTCTAAGGTAACACTTGGCATTCCGTCGAACCGCTTCGGGTCTATGTTTACGGGCTCAATCTTCTCGTCAGCTCGAGGCATGATATGCAAAGACggagcagcaacagctccTCCAGCGAGGACGACCGCCATAAGTGATTCTGTGAACCGCATCTTCGGACGATAGGTCTTCTGGCCACCGGGATAAGCTGATTGTAGGACGTGATTGTTTCAAGAGAACTACGGGATGATTGTGTGGGTTTGCAAGAACCTCCGCACTGGCTTtcctgatgatgaggaaagaTAACTTCCACGAGGGAAAGGTACCTCTTTATATATCTACTCTAGGACTGCAAAGTCATGAAAATTAATGACAACCCCATCCAGCTTCGCTGGCTCCATTCTCATACGAGCGCTGAGCCATCAGTGCTGGTCTACATACCGGGCCGCATATCACGAGCATCTCTTGAAGCTTTGTCAACGTCCTCGGCCAAGGGGCCTTTAGTTGCTCATCCTCGAAAGCCATTACTCGTTTGGGTACCTGAAGCTACGGCGCTAGCCTTGTTACACTCCGACTGATTACCGATGGCTGCAGTCTTGGTATCTTGCTGGGCACCTCGTCCGTATAAAACTAGGGAAAATGGGGACATACGTCCGAAGTGCAGGGGAGTGCATATTTTCATTTGGCTGCAGTATCCTTGATACCGTGCGCTTGAATGGTTTAGTCCTCATATTGCTTGTACGGCTTGCGTGAGTGAGCACCTTTAGGATGTTGGTTCCTTGACGTTCCCGGAGCTCAACTTCTAGCCAAAAGGTACAGTAAAAACCTGCCACAGAGCAGGGGAGACAGACATCCCGCAGGACAGATTAAATTGAACGACCGTGCGGGCCATGTTGGCTAACCGAGCCAGGGCAACCTGTTTACGCAATGATGTGATGGGCATGCTGCATTGTCCACAACACGCAAAGTTCATCGTAAAGAGAAACCGCAATAGCTGTACTTAATTGCCATTTATTTCTATTAATGCTGTCACGGGCCACGCCCGGTATCTGTAACCCGGCTCTGGCTGGGCTGTATTTAATTCATCTCGCTTAGTTCCAACGACTACTACTTGaccacgagctcgaggctcgcctcgagctctCGATCTTTCCTTTTCCCTTAGTTCTAGATAGACAATATGAAGGCACCCGCTTGTTGAACTAAACTCGGGCCAGACCCGTTACAAATGCTCTGGGATTAATAGCCGAGGGGATGTAAAGCAAAAGGTAATATCACTAATTAAGATGCGTTATGTTTGtcatattttttttttggggcGGCGGGGCGGGGTTGGGGGAAATCATATTCAAAAGGTTAAGGGTCCGTTGTGGCGCACAATATGTTCTAGAAGCGGCAACTGAGGATGACGATCGACAGACACTCCTGGCACGGACCGCTTGGACGGAAGGTGCTCCACTCTAAGCGATGCAACCACGTGTTTCGGCCATATCAGCAAATAGGGAAATGCTTGAACGGCAGCTAAGGAAGATGGGACCATCTATCCGAACAACAGGGACGAGTAGTGCGGAGTGTGAGGATAACCCTGGTGCATGCCTCTTGACCCTTTTGTCTACAGCCAACACAACTTCGCGAACATCCGGAGAATGCCGACACTCTCCATTCCTCTTATAGCAACTATGCCCGTCGCCTAGTAGCCCGATATACC
The DNA window shown above is from Pochonia chlamydosporia 170 chromosome Unknown PCv3seq00015, whole genome shotgun sequence and carries:
- a CDS encoding PIF1-like helicase domain-containing protein; amino-acid sequence: MSASEFLESSPISIDDVPIDFELPVPPTPASSAESSLTPFSPPPTTLPTPDKYDTRLWGHFPGWVWSERSKDNYSWAWEYGYDIQHDDERRWVCKPCIQKNDPRPKNFVAIGLQNALNHLYKDHGISAPDNKTKSGLQKKAEEKPGSKRPRSIVDIWKLDPLRPREQAIANSMIRGFNRNHFQRLLIEWIVDTNQPFSVVEHERLRDIFEYLNPAVKITNANISDTTVRALINSEFKKHKARVIEALRKSPGLIHVSFDGWRARNRHSLYGIVCFFRDENSKPHKVALGVPEVRRHSGNNIATEVLYTIEAFGIEENIGYFTLDNAENNDTALEAIGKKLGFNGARRRGRCFGHIVNLSAKALLAAIEDVLNGFGEQDIRVTAAHPKGRSLDSSPQAKVRLGPSTSFLQAGRRLVELFTLNRRQSVAFLLICRRLDSIRGHGAAAGQLCEFIGGEGGTGKSRVIEALVELFASAGISNRVLVTATSGTAAAQINGITIHSACGFLKDRVSRVGVSRDIDGANLSNSAERFINGQSRMDWQEKYLLIIDEVSMLGARTLYAVNERLCRLRGCQRDFGGIPIVLFCGDFRQFRPVQERSILLPSTAVTWDEDTSFGPEQRHQHDRAHALWRRFTTVVMLDEQVRAAGDPELQQLLKRIRRGVQNRTDLDLLNSRCYREDRPIPWETGITVVTPLNRNRWNLNMEATLSFQRQHRETMRIFISEHRWKDGQASEEEAILMLNHGDNSAIPVPAIFMFVPGMPIVVNHNTHQGLKLVNGASYTALDVILDKAYPGHRISADTMLHFGPPAGILLAAKTTQEFHFVGMPPGTILLTPMSVSIRAQRNRPWQVRDVARKGLPCAAAFACTDYKVQAKTLERVALELRGTRTTNVNGQMVASQCDPYSLYVQLSRCPSLDGIMLVSKVRERDLVGNTVPEDMTAAEERLEALSKKTMQEAHDLIG